One genomic segment of Bacteroides caccae includes these proteins:
- a CDS encoding anti-sigma factor antagonist (This anti-anti-sigma factor, or anti-sigma factor antagonist, belongs to a family that includes characterized members SpoIIAA, RsbV, RsfA, and RsfB.) produces MEKEIIIDNQLDEVARIALFIEELGMSLQLPASITMSLNLAIEEAVTNIIRYGYPSNKESEIILRTSVAPGMLVTQIIDDGISFDPTAKETSDNVQSLDQQLTQGLGLFLIRRTMDKVEYHSTDNHNELILTKNIDMDFKPEATLKTNLCQIEEVTILTIEGRLDTANANTFNTVLQPLLASKTPNIIVNCEGLSYISSSGLRSLITLQKSVMQHGGQLVLEAMKPEIRKIFDMTGCSGLFTVR; encoded by the coding sequence ATGGAAAAAGAAATTATCATTGATAATCAGTTGGATGAAGTTGCAAGAATTGCTCTATTTATCGAAGAATTAGGAATGTCATTACAATTACCGGCAAGTATCACAATGAGCCTCAACCTCGCTATTGAAGAAGCGGTTACCAATATTATCCGTTACGGCTACCCTTCCAATAAAGAAAGTGAAATCATCCTTCGAACATCTGTTGCTCCCGGAATGCTGGTTACACAAATTATAGACGACGGAATTTCCTTCGATCCTACTGCCAAAGAAACATCTGACAATGTACAATCTCTCGACCAACAACTGACACAAGGCCTGGGACTTTTCCTGATCCGGCGTACAATGGACAAAGTAGAATATCATTCCACAGATAATCATAACGAATTAATTCTTACCAAGAATATAGATATGGACTTCAAGCCTGAAGCTACTTTGAAAACCAATCTATGCCAAATAGAAGAAGTGACGATTCTCACTATTGAAGGGCGTTTGGATACAGCAAATGCCAATACATTCAATACAGTATTACAACCTCTTTTAGCTAGTAAAACTCCAAATATAATTGTGAATTGCGAAGGCTTATCATACATTAGCAGTTCCGGTTTGCGAAGCCTGATTACACTGCAAAAGAGTGTCATGCAACATGGAGGTCAACTTGTCCTGGAGGCGATGAAACCAGAAATACGTAAAATATTCGATATGACCGGATGCTCCGGACTTTTTACAGTACGCTAA
- a CDS encoding endonuclease/exonuclease/phosphatase family protein → MRLKRLLLPAILLLVSVFVKAQKSNEFTVLQWNVWQEGTMIPGGYDAIINEIVRLKPDFVTFSEVRNYNKTNFTARVCASLQEKGLKYYSFYTYDTGLLSKHPITDSLTVFPEKNDHGSIYRLTSSVNGKKVAVYTAHLDYLDCAYYNARGYDGSTWKEIPLPASVDEIMKVNVASQRDDAIRMFIAQAEKDLANGYRVIVGGDFNEPSHRDWIEKNKNLYDHNGFVVPWTVTTLLEEAGFIDSYRKIYPNPLTHPGFTYPSDNLAKTPEKITWAPKADERDRIDFIFYKGKGLKAKKAVLFGPKESIVRSQRVEETSKDEFIVPLDVWPTDHKGLLVTFICK, encoded by the coding sequence ATGCGATTAAAAAGACTACTATTACCGGCTATTTTGTTGCTGGTTTCTGTTTTTGTGAAGGCACAAAAGAGTAATGAATTTACAGTGTTGCAATGGAATGTATGGCAGGAAGGTACCATGATACCAGGCGGATATGATGCTATTATCAATGAGATAGTCCGTCTGAAGCCTGACTTTGTGACTTTCAGTGAGGTGAGGAATTACAATAAAACGAATTTCACGGCACGTGTGTGCGCTTCACTTCAGGAAAAGGGACTGAAGTATTATTCTTTTTATACTTATGATACCGGTTTACTAAGCAAGCATCCTATCACGGACTCTTTGACGGTTTTTCCGGAAAAGAATGACCATGGAAGTATTTATCGTCTAACAAGTTCCGTGAACGGAAAGAAGGTAGCGGTTTATACTGCCCACCTGGATTATCTGGACTGTGCATATTATAACGCCCGTGGCTATGACGGCTCTACCTGGAAAGAAATTCCACTGCCGGCGTCAGTAGATGAAATTATGAAAGTCAATGTAGCCTCTCAGCGGGATGATGCGATTCGTATGTTTATCGCCCAGGCTGAGAAAGACCTTGCAAACGGCTATCGGGTGATCGTGGGAGGAGACTTCAACGAACCTTCCCATCGCGATTGGATTGAGAAAAATAAGAACTTGTACGACCACAACGGCTTTGTTGTACCCTGGACAGTTACCACTTTGTTGGAAGAAGCTGGCTTTATTGACAGCTACCGTAAGATTTATCCCAATCCTCTGACGCATCCGGGATTTACCTATCCTTCGGATAACTTGGCAAAAACTCCGGAAAAGATAACATGGGCTCCTAAAGCGGACGAACGGGATCGTATTGATTTTATCTTCTATAAAGGAAAAGGATTGAAAGCAAAGAAAGCCGTTTTGTTTGGTCCGAAAGAATCTATTGTCCGCTCTCAACGTGTAGAGGAAACATCAAAAGATGAATTCATAGTACCGCTTGATGTGTGGCCGACAGACCATAAGGGATTGCTAGTGACATTTATCTGTAAATAA
- a CDS encoding ABC transporter substrate-binding protein produces the protein MKVIRIIAYILLLSVFSLINVVHAQSVTLIPKWTAQAQFAGYYVAEKMGFYKEEGLDVHVKHPSHSENSFQYLKEGEPQAVITNLSQALMEYFAGKRIVNILQTSQENSLMLVSHSPLKGIPSLQHREIAVWNHISL, from the coding sequence ATGAAAGTAATCCGCATCATAGCCTACATCCTGCTACTATCTGTATTTTCATTAATAAACGTAGTTCATGCACAGTCTGTTACACTTATCCCCAAATGGACGGCACAGGCACAATTTGCAGGCTACTATGTAGCGGAGAAAATGGGCTTCTACAAAGAAGAAGGACTTGATGTACACGTGAAACATCCGTCTCATTCGGAAAACTCATTCCAGTATCTTAAAGAAGGAGAGCCGCAGGCAGTTATCACCAATCTATCACAAGCGTTAATGGAATACTTTGCAGGAAAACGAATTGTAAACATCCTGCAAACTTCACAGGAAAACAGTTTGATGCTAGTCAGCCACTCACCATTAAAAGGAATTCCGTCATTACAACACAGAGAAATTGCAGTATGGAATCATATAAGTCTTTGA
- a CDS encoding TrpB-like pyridoxal phosphate-dependent enzyme, which yields MSDKRKRYILPEEEIPHYWYNIQADMVNKPMPPLHPGTKQPLKAEDLYPIFAKELCHQELNQTDAWIEIPEEVREMYKYYRSTPLVRAYGLEKALGTPAHIYFKNESVSPIGSHKLNSALAQAYYCKEEGVTNVTTETGAGQWGAALSYAAKVFGLEAAVYQVKISYEQKPYRRSIMQTFGAQVTPSPSMSTRAGKDILTAHPTYQGSLGTAISEAIELAQMTPNCKYTLGSVLSHVTLHQTIIGLEAEKQMEMAGEYPDVVIGCFGGGSNFGGISFPFMRHNILEGKKTRFVAAEPASCPKLTRGKFQYDFGDEAGYTPLLPMFTLGHNFAPAHIHAGGLRYHGAGVIVSQLLKDNLMEAVDIQQLESFEAGCLFAQMEGIIPAPESCHAIAAAVREANKCKETGEEKVILFNLSGHGLIDMASYDKYLAGDLVNYSLTDEDIQKNLDEIGDLAK from the coding sequence ATGAGTGACAAAAGAAAACGGTATATCCTGCCGGAAGAAGAAATCCCACACTACTGGTACAATATTCAGGCTGACATGGTCAATAAGCCAATGCCTCCTTTGCACCCGGGAACAAAACAGCCGCTGAAAGCGGAAGACCTGTATCCTATTTTCGCTAAAGAACTGTGTCATCAGGAACTTAACCAGACCGATGCATGGATTGAAATCCCGGAAGAAGTCCGTGAAATGTACAAATACTACCGCAGTACTCCGCTTGTTCGTGCTTACGGACTGGAAAAAGCGCTCGGTACTCCGGCACACATTTATTTTAAAAATGAAAGTGTAAGCCCTATCGGCTCTCATAAGTTGAACTCCGCTTTGGCACAAGCTTATTACTGTAAAGAAGAAGGCGTTACCAACGTGACTACCGAAACCGGTGCCGGACAATGGGGTGCCGCTCTTTCTTATGCAGCCAAAGTTTTCGGACTCGAAGCTGCCGTTTATCAGGTGAAAATCAGCTACGAACAGAAGCCTTACCGCCGTAGTATCATGCAGACTTTCGGAGCACAGGTTACTCCTTCTCCGTCCATGTCTACCCGCGCCGGAAAAGATATCCTGACTGCACACCCTACTTATCAGGGTTCACTCGGAACAGCTATTTCCGAAGCTATCGAACTTGCTCAAATGACTCCTAACTGCAAATATACACTCGGTTCCGTACTTAGCCATGTTACCCTTCATCAGACAATTATCGGTCTGGAAGCGGAAAAACAGATGGAAATGGCCGGTGAATACCCGGATGTAGTAATCGGATGTTTCGGAGGCGGTTCCAACTTTGGTGGTATTTCCTTCCCTTTCATGCGTCATAACATACTGGAAGGCAAGAAAACCCGTTTCGTTGCCGCCGAGCCCGCTTCTTGCCCGAAATTGACACGCGGCAAGTTCCAGTATGATTTTGGTGATGAAGCCGGATACACCCCATTACTCCCGATGTTTACATTAGGACACAACTTTGCTCCGGCTCATATCCATGCAGGCGGCCTTCGTTATCATGGTGCAGGTGTCATCGTTTCACAATTACTCAAAGATAATCTCATGGAAGCGGTAGATATCCAGCAACTGGAATCGTTCGAAGCCGGTTGCCTGTTTGCACAAATGGAAGGTATTATCCCTGCTCCGGAGTCCTGCCATGCTATCGCAGCAGCCGTTCGCGAAGCCAATAAGTGCAAAGAAACAGGAGAAGAAAAAGTAATCCTGTTCAACCTTTCTGGGCATGGGTTGATTGACATGGCTTCTTACGACAAATATCTGGCAGGTGATTTGGTGAACTACTCATTAACCGACGAAGATATTCAAAAGAACTTGGATGAGATAGGCGATTTAGCTAAATAG
- a CDS encoding PDC sensor domain-containing protein — MKHIFSHSFATRLSIYVFSFTLIVFATIMALFYNYNHEKVTSYAIERTHGLLSNIATEISSQLMSVETTINQSTWVLERNINLPDSLHLIIESVVKNNPLIVKSGIAFTPNYYKEKGKYFMPYASLNNKTNHVTYQVLGSQNYDYPCMDWYLIPKMQKQAYWSEPYYDDGGGNIIMSTYSKPLYDNRGELFAVFIASISLTQFTDTISLLKPYPSSYTYLISRNGSFLTHADRDKIMNETIFSEAFATENHSQEQIGREMLAGHTGTIRFDNQGNDSYAFYTTIPQIGWSVCTVCPSRIILQELDNTSRKIIYTFLGGILILLLIVYSIIRRLVRPLEKFSESAREIATGRFDVTLPLVRSNDEIKDLYDSILQFLCVVMTEFLLMVSG, encoded by the coding sequence ATGAAACACATATTTTCCCATTCTTTTGCAACCCGGTTAAGTATCTACGTTTTCTCATTCACGTTGATCGTCTTTGCTACTATCATGGCATTGTTCTACAATTATAACCATGAAAAGGTAACGAGTTACGCCATTGAACGTACTCACGGATTATTGAGTAACATAGCAACAGAAATCAGCAGCCAGCTAATGTCGGTAGAAACAACTATCAATCAATCTACATGGGTATTGGAAAGAAACATAAACCTGCCGGATTCATTGCATCTTATCATCGAATCAGTCGTAAAGAATAATCCACTTATTGTCAAAAGCGGCATAGCTTTCACCCCAAACTACTATAAAGAAAAAGGCAAGTATTTTATGCCTTATGCTTCGCTCAATAACAAAACAAATCATGTAACCTATCAGGTATTAGGCAGTCAGAATTATGATTATCCTTGTATGGACTGGTATCTTATCCCTAAAATGCAGAAACAAGCCTACTGGAGTGAACCTTATTATGACGACGGAGGCGGAAATATCATTATGAGTACTTACTCAAAGCCTTTGTATGACAACCGTGGCGAACTGTTCGCTGTCTTTATCGCCAGTATATCCCTGACGCAATTCACCGATACGATCAGTCTCCTGAAACCATATCCCTCCAGTTATACTTACTTAATCAGCCGCAACGGAAGTTTTCTGACTCATGCAGACCGGGATAAAATAATGAATGAGACCATATTTTCCGAAGCCTTTGCCACAGAAAATCATTCACAGGAACAGATAGGACGTGAAATGCTGGCCGGTCATACAGGTACTATACGCTTCGACAACCAAGGAAATGATTCATACGCATTCTATACTACTATTCCCCAAATCGGTTGGTCAGTATGCACGGTATGTCCGAGCCGTATTATTCTTCAGGAGCTGGACAATACTTCCCGAAAAATCATTTATACTTTTCTGGGCGGTATACTGATACTACTACTTATTGTATACAGTATTATCCGGCGTTTAGTCCGTCCATTAGAGAAATTCTCGGAATCCGCTCGTGAAATTGCCACAGGGCGGTTTGACGTGACACTACCCCTAGTCCGCTCGAATGATGAAATCAAAGACTTATATGATTCCATACTGCAATTTCTCTGTGTTGTAATGACGGAATTCCTTTTAATGGTGAGTGGCTGA
- a CDS encoding potassium channel family protein encodes MKYIIIGLGNYGRVLAEELSALGHEIIGADISESRVDSIKDKVATAFVIDATDEQALSVLPLNSVDIVIVAIGENFGASVRVVALLKQKKVAHIYARAIDMVHKAVLEAFSLEKILTPEEDAARSLVQLLDFGTSVEAFRVDSEYYVVKFTVPKKFVGYFVNELNLDEEFHLKLIGLKRADKVTNCLGISLMELHVKNELPGDEKVEEGDELVCYGKYRDFQSFWKAI; translated from the coding sequence ATGAAGTACATTATTATCGGTTTAGGAAACTACGGTCGTGTGTTGGCTGAAGAGTTATCGGCACTGGGACACGAGATTATTGGTGCGGATATTAGTGAAAGCCGCGTAGATAGTATAAAAGATAAGGTTGCTACTGCATTTGTGATTGATGCAACGGATGAACAGGCTTTGTCCGTGCTTCCTCTGAACAGTGTCGATATAGTGATTGTCGCCATAGGTGAGAATTTCGGCGCATCGGTGCGTGTGGTTGCTTTGCTGAAACAAAAGAAGGTTGCTCATATCTATGCCCGTGCCATTGATATGGTGCATAAAGCCGTGCTTGAAGCATTCAGCTTGGAGAAGATATTGACACCGGAAGAAGATGCGGCCCGCAGTCTGGTGCAACTGCTGGATTTTGGAACAAGCGTGGAAGCTTTCCGTGTCGATTCGGAATATTATGTCGTCAAGTTTACAGTCCCGAAAAAGTTTGTAGGATACTTTGTCAATGAGTTGAATCTGGACGAAGAATTTCACTTAAAACTAATCGGATTGAAGCGGGCGGATAAAGTAACTAATTGTCTGGGTATTTCTTTAATGGAGCTTCATGTGAAGAATGAACTTCCGGGGGACGAGAAAGTAGAAGAAGGGGATGAATTGGTGTGCTACGGTAAATATCGTGACTTCCAATCCTTTTGGAAAGCTATTTGA
- a CDS encoding TrkH family potassium uptake protein: MKIYHKFLLYQNKLLKPYVRILLGLVEALTYLASLLLIVGVIYEHGFPLSVDEVAKIQVLYKAVWIIFLVDVTLHISLEYRSTKKQYRRLAWILSGLLYLTLIPVIFHRPEEEGAILQFWEFLDGKFYHLVLLLIFSFLNLSNGLVRLLGRRTNPSLILAVSFLAIILIGTGLLMLPRCTVNGITWVDSLFTATSAVCVTGLVPVDVSTTFTTGGLVVIILLIQVGGLGVMTLTSFFAMFFMGNTSLYNQLVVRDMVSSNSLGSLLSTLLYILGFTLVIEGIGMISIWFSIHGTLGMTLEGELAFAAFHSISAFCNAGFSTLSGNLGNSMVMTNHNWLFISVSFLIILGGIGFPILVNFKDIVLYHLRHFWKFVRTRKLERHKVSHLYNLNTRIVLIMTFLLLVTGTLAIAAFEWNASFAGMPVADKWTQAFFNATCPRTAGFSSVDLASLSVQTLLVYLVLMWIGGGAQSTAGGVKVNAFAVVVLNLVAVLRGSERVEVFGRELSHDSIRRSNATVVMSLGVLFLFIFILSILEPQASLMALTFECVSALSTVGSSLNLTPNLCDASKLLVALLMFIGRVGLITLMLGIIKQKKNTKYRYPSDNIIIN, from the coding sequence ATGAAGATTTATCATAAGTTTTTGTTGTATCAGAACAAACTACTGAAACCTTATGTACGTATCTTATTGGGTTTAGTAGAAGCACTTACTTATCTGGCGTCTTTGTTGTTGATCGTCGGAGTGATTTACGAACATGGCTTTCCGCTATCGGTTGATGAAGTGGCGAAAATTCAGGTCCTGTATAAGGCTGTATGGATTATTTTTCTGGTTGATGTGACTCTTCATATCTCACTTGAATATAGAAGTACAAAGAAACAATACCGGCGGTTGGCCTGGATTTTGAGCGGTTTGCTGTATCTGACTTTGATACCGGTCATTTTTCATCGTCCGGAAGAAGAAGGGGCAATCCTGCAATTTTGGGAGTTTCTGGACGGGAAGTTTTATCATCTTGTCTTATTACTAATTTTTTCTTTTCTGAATTTGTCCAACGGACTGGTCCGTTTGTTGGGGCGTCGCACTAATCCTTCTCTGATATTGGCAGTCAGCTTTTTGGCTATCATTCTGATTGGTACGGGGTTATTGATGTTGCCACGATGCACGGTGAATGGCATTACCTGGGTGGATTCATTGTTTACGGCTACCAGTGCGGTATGTGTGACGGGGCTGGTGCCCGTTGACGTATCGACTACATTTACTACCGGCGGACTTGTTGTTATCATCCTGCTGATCCAGGTAGGAGGATTAGGTGTAATGACATTGACCAGTTTCTTCGCTATGTTCTTTATGGGAAATACTTCTCTTTACAATCAGTTAGTGGTACGTGATATGGTTAGCTCCAATTCGCTGGGCTCCTTATTGTCCACGTTATTATATATCTTGGGATTTACATTGGTGATTGAAGGTATCGGCATGATTTCTATCTGGTTCAGCATCCACGGAACACTTGGAATGACTTTGGAAGGCGAACTGGCTTTTGCTGCTTTCCATTCTATTTCCGCTTTTTGTAATGCAGGTTTCTCTACACTTTCCGGTAATTTGGGAAACTCTATGGTAATGACCAACCATAACTGGCTGTTTATTTCCGTCTCTTTTCTGATTATTCTGGGAGGTATCGGTTTTCCTATTCTGGTTAATTTCAAAGATATTGTACTGTATCATTTGCGTCATTTCTGGAAGTTTGTACGTACGCGCAAGTTAGAAAGGCATAAGGTGTCGCATTTGTATAATCTGAATACGAGGATTGTGTTGATTATGACATTTCTGCTTTTGGTAACCGGTACATTGGCGATTGCCGCTTTTGAGTGGAATGCTTCGTTTGCCGGTATGCCTGTTGCAGATAAGTGGACGCAGGCTTTCTTCAATGCTACTTGTCCGAGGACGGCTGGTTTCAGCAGTGTTGATTTAGCTTCTTTGAGTGTACAGACTTTGTTGGTCTATTTAGTGCTGATGTGGATTGGTGGTGGTGCTCAATCTACTGCCGGTGGGGTGAAAGTGAATGCTTTTGCAGTGGTTGTCCTGAATCTTGTGGCCGTGTTGCGTGGCTCGGAACGGGTGGAGGTATTCGGAAGGGAACTTTCTCATGATTCTATCCGTCGTTCTAATGCGACAGTGGTTATGTCGTTGGGCGTACTGTTTCTTTTTATCTTTATATTAAGTATACTGGAACCGCAAGCCTCTCTAATGGCATTGACTTTCGAATGTGTGTCGGCACTTAGTACGGTAGGTTCTAGTCTGAATCTGACACCTAATTTATGTGATGCAAGTAAATTGTTAGTGGCGTTGTTGATGTTTATCGGGCGTGTGGGCTTGATAACGTTAATGCTGGGAATTATCAAACAGAAAAAGAATACAAAATACCGTTATCCGAGTGATAACATTATCATAAACTAA